Proteins encoded by one window of Pseudochaenichthys georgianus chromosome 9, fPseGeo1.2, whole genome shotgun sequence:
- the tcima gene encoding transcriptional and immune response regulator a gives MSSYASSECRRVSPSVHGNTFATAHRKKAVANIFDNVNQDALMRLFQKTGDMKAEERVRSIFSYTQDPEETKRALMALKQRKKDKFLQIAGMLRHLLQMR, from the coding sequence ATGTCTTCTTACGCATCATCGGAGTGCCGCCGCGTGAGCCCCTCGGTTCACGGCAACACATTCGCCACCGCGCACCGGAAAAAAGCCGTGgcgaacatctttgataacgtcAACCAGGACGCGCTCATGAGGCTGTTCCAGAAGACGGGCGACATGAAGGCAGAGGAGCGCGTGCGGAGCATCTTCTCCTACACACAGGACCCCGAGGAGACGAAGCGCGCGCTCATGGCTCTGAAGCAGCGCAAGAAGGACAAGTTCCTGCAGATCGCGGGCATGCTGCGGCACCTGCTGCAGATGCGCTGA